From the genome of Clostridia bacterium:
TACTTGGGAGAGGAGAAACCGGAGGAAGAGCTCATGGGGGAGGGTTATTTTGAAATAACCACTAAGCTCTTCGGTAAAGCCATTTTGCTTTACCAAGCACTATTATGGACATTGTTTTGAGATAATATACCTGCTTAGCAAATATTTATGAGGTTAATTATGAAGGTTACAGGTGGAGAGTTTCGCGGAAGAATGCTCCGGAGTTTGGGTGGTCACGAGCTTAGGCCCACCTCGGCGCGGGTTCGGGAAGCGGTATTTAACATCGTTGGCACCGGGATCAGGGAGGCTCGCGTTTTAGATCTTTTCGCGGGAACCGGTATAATGGGCATAGAAGCGCTGAGCCGGGGAGCGAAAATCAGCGTATTTGTTGAGAGTTATCCTGAGGCAGTCCGAGTAATAAGGGAAAACCTGGCCAAAGTTGGCTGTCTTGGCCGAGCTCGGATCTACCACTCAGACGTACTTAGGGGCCTCGCTACTTTACACCACCAAGGGCAAGTATTTGACTTTATCTACATTGATCCGCCTTACAAAAGCGACTTGTATTTACAGGTCATGGATGCAATCGGCAAGCTAGAGCTTCTTTCTCCCGAGGGGAGAGTGATAATTGAAGCTGACAAGCGGAGGCATTTTCCCGACCAAATAGGATGCTTGACAAGCCAAGGTATTTATGGATATGGGGATACAGTGATCAAGTTGTACGTTCAAGATAAAGAAGGTGGTGACGCCAACGGTGGAGATCAATGAGTTGCTTGACCGGCTGGAAAAATGTCTGTCGGGCGGCGGAAAGGTTCCTTTTACCAATAAGTCCATGGTCAATGTGGAGGAATGCTTGGAAGTCTTGGATCAGATTCGGGCTGCTTTACCCACTGAAATTCGGGAGGCCCAGTACATTCTTCGCGAACGGGAGAAGGTGTTGGCTGAAGCCAGGCAGGAAGCCGAGAAGATTAAAAACCTCACCCAGGCGCAAGTAGAAAAGCTATTGGAAGAGAATGCGTTGACCAAAGAAGCTAAGGATAAGGCGGACAAAATTTTAAGCAAAGCTCAGCAAGTGGCGCAGGAGATTCGCCAAGGAGCTAACCAATATGCCGATGATTTGTTGGCAAAACTGGAGATCCATTTGGAAAAAACCCTAGCTGTGGTCAAGCGGGGGCGCCAAGAGCTGGAAGGCAGTAGCCCCATGGGGGGCAACGCCCGGGAAAGCGCCTAGAACCTGAGTCGCCGGGAAATGTACAGCCAAGATACTGCACCCCTTAGGTAGTTTATAAACCCTATGAACGCTAGGACTGCTAGTGCGGTTACAAGCAGAGCCAAGGAGGCTAAGGCCCAGTACCAAGCATGAAAAATGGGTACATAAGTCCCGACTGGCTGGGCAACTGTTGGAAGCAAAACTAGCATTAGCCCGAAGGAAATCACGGCATGGGCTAAGCGGGTCAGCAGGAAGGGCCATAGACGGATATCAGTTCCGCTAATGGCGCTAGCTACCTGAGCATGGATGGATATTCCTCCCCAGCCCAGGA
Proteins encoded in this window:
- the rsmD gene encoding 16S rRNA (guanine(966)-N(2))-methyltransferase RsmD — encoded protein: MKVTGGEFRGRMLRSLGGHELRPTSARVREAVFNIVGTGIREARVLDLFAGTGIMGIEALSRGAKISVFVESYPEAVRVIRENLAKVGCLGRARIYHSDVLRGLATLHHQGQVFDFIYIDPPYKSDLYLQVMDAIGKLELLSPEGRVIIEADKRRHFPDQIGCLTSQGIYGYGDTVIKLYVQDKEGGDANGGDQ
- a CDS encoding ATPase — protein: MEINELLDRLEKCLSGGGKVPFTNKSMVNVEECLEVLDQIRAALPTEIREAQYILREREKVLAEARQEAEKIKNLTQAQVEKLLEENALTKEAKDKADKILSKAQQVAQEIRQGANQYADDLLAKLEIHLEKTLAVVKRGRQELEGSSPMGGNARESA